From a single Nitrospira sp. genomic region:
- the secD gene encoding protein translocase subunit SecD, whose amino-acid sequence MKKVGGRLWLLALVIVASVVSFLPSYQPAYHAMPSWLRELLPNKGITLGLDLQGGIHMVLEVDEDRAVEIAVDRSVTALQDLIAEKGLAIEATKRTAHDQITILAKDADANTAVKKLVDNFPIFVDKDSAGSATTTIWELHDSETKRIKDSAINQALETIRNRIDQFGVTEPIVQRQGLKQIVVQLPGVKDPKRAKDLIKETALLEFKMLDEDIRLDLPARVMKDKEAEVLQEFASKLPEEDQILFERVVDKDTGVEFRMPYVVKKRVMLTGDVLSDARVAIGQFNDPYVSITFDSKGGQEFERITGENVKKRMAVVLDSTIYSAPVIQERIAGGRAQITGTFTTQEANDLAIVLRAGALPAPLKIVQDLTVGPSLGQDSIDKGVRATLIAGILVVVFMVVYYRLSGLIADFALILNLVCLMGALSALTATLTLPGIAGIVLTIGMGVDSNVLIFERIREELRGGKAARSAIDAGYDKALLTIIDSHVTTLITGVALFLFGTGPIKGFAVTLCLGIAINLFTALVGTKVIFDLLHKKQKVEALSI is encoded by the coding sequence ATGAAAAAAGTAGGCGGGCGTTTGTGGTTGTTGGCGTTGGTGATTGTTGCATCGGTGGTTTCTTTTCTGCCGTCCTATCAACCGGCCTATCACGCGATGCCGAGTTGGTTGAGGGAGCTGTTGCCGAATAAGGGCATCACGCTGGGGCTTGATTTGCAGGGCGGCATCCATATGGTGTTGGAGGTGGATGAGGACCGTGCCGTGGAGATTGCGGTCGACCGTTCTGTGACGGCTCTCCAGGACCTGATCGCTGAAAAAGGCCTTGCCATTGAAGCGACGAAGAGAACGGCTCACGACCAAATCACTATTCTGGCGAAGGATGCCGATGCGAATACGGCGGTCAAGAAGTTGGTGGATAACTTCCCCATCTTTGTTGACAAGGACTCAGCGGGGTCGGCTACGACTACGATCTGGGAGTTGCACGATTCGGAAACAAAACGGATCAAAGATTCGGCGATCAACCAAGCATTAGAAACCATTCGTAACCGGATCGATCAATTCGGCGTCACCGAGCCTATCGTACAGCGACAGGGATTGAAGCAGATCGTCGTCCAGCTACCGGGTGTGAAAGACCCAAAGCGTGCCAAAGATCTCATTAAGGAAACGGCGTTGCTTGAATTCAAAATGCTGGACGAAGATATCCGACTCGATTTGCCTGCGCGCGTGATGAAGGACAAGGAGGCTGAGGTGCTTCAGGAGTTTGCGAGCAAACTACCTGAGGAAGACCAAATCCTGTTCGAGCGGGTGGTCGATAAGGATACCGGCGTCGAGTTTCGCATGCCGTATGTCGTGAAAAAGCGGGTGATGCTGACGGGCGACGTGTTGAGCGATGCACGGGTGGCTATCGGCCAGTTCAACGATCCCTATGTATCCATCACGTTTGATTCAAAGGGCGGACAGGAATTCGAACGGATTACCGGAGAGAACGTCAAGAAGCGCATGGCCGTCGTCCTTGACAGTACGATCTATTCAGCACCGGTCATCCAGGAGCGTATTGCTGGAGGGCGGGCCCAGATTACCGGGACGTTCACCACACAGGAGGCCAACGATTTGGCGATTGTGCTCCGGGCCGGTGCGTTGCCGGCGCCTCTCAAGATCGTGCAAGATCTTACGGTTGGTCCATCCCTTGGGCAGGATTCCATCGATAAGGGCGTCCGGGCAACATTGATCGCAGGGATCCTCGTGGTCGTGTTTATGGTGGTCTACTACCGCTTGTCCGGCCTGATCGCGGACTTTGCGTTGATCCTGAATCTCGTGTGCCTGATGGGGGCCTTGTCTGCGTTGACTGCGACGTTGACCCTCCCTGGCATCGCGGGCATCGTGTTGACCATTGGGATGGGTGTGGATTCGAATGTGCTGATTTTTGAGCGTATCCGTGAAGAACTTCGAGGGGGAAAAGCCGCACGATCAGCGATTGATGCGGGGTACGACAAGGCGTTACTGACGATCATTGACTCACACGTGACGACGTTGATCACGGGGGTCGCCCTGTTTCTATTCGGGACCGGCCCGATCAAAGGATTTGCGGTGACGTTGTGTCTCGGCATTGCGATCAATCTGTTCACCGCGTTGGTCGGTACGAAAGTCATCTTTGATCTGTTGCATAAGAAGCAGAAAGTTGAAGCGTTGAGCATTTAG
- the yajC gene encoding preprotein translocase subunit YajC — protein MESIAWAQGTGGGGSAAAGGAGGVLSLLPFLLIFIIFYFLLIRPQQQKQKQQRALLDGLKKGDKVITTSGIWGTITNLGKETVTLQIADNTKVKMQRDNISRLRGEDDEKD, from the coding sequence ATGGAATCAATTGCATGGGCACAAGGGACGGGTGGAGGTGGCTCAGCTGCCGCTGGAGGGGCAGGGGGAGTCCTGTCGCTGCTTCCGTTTCTTTTAATCTTTATCATTTTCTATTTTCTGCTGATTCGGCCGCAGCAGCAAAAACAAAAGCAACAACGGGCCTTGCTGGATGGGTTGAAGAAGGGCGACAAAGTCATCACGACGTCGGGGATCTGGGGTACGATCACGAATCTTGGGAAGGAGACGGTCACCCTTCAAATCGCTGACAACACCAAGGTCAAGATGCAGCGCGACAATATCTCGCGACTGCGCGGAGAAGACGACGAGAAAGATTAA